One Ictalurus furcatus strain D&B chromosome 21, Billie_1.0, whole genome shotgun sequence genomic region harbors:
- the agtrap gene encoding type-1 angiotensin II receptor-associated protein isoform X2: MPLSHVCCFPPVTGRGHAQLFFSCTITNFKALKFTLFLLLLLLFFFKQTKKKHHKLEVDTAKLEFKMEIPPINLKAILVVHWLLTVWGCMAWLPSSYICANFSVLAVGVWAMAQRDSVDAVLMFLIGLLLTIVIDIVHFSVFYSVYPAGDLFRFSTGMAIFSLILKPFSCFFVYQMYRERGGEYNINFDLETSVDSRCTTDSTDTTFLGRRY; encoded by the exons ATGCCCCTGTCACATGTCTGTTGTTTTCCGCCGGTCACGGGGCGGGGCCACGCGCAGCTCTTTTTTTCCTGCACCATAACAaactttaaagctttaaagttcactctttttcttcttcttcttcttctttttttttttaaacaaacaaaaaaaaaacaccacaagctTGAAGTGGATACTGCAAAGCTAGAATTTAAAATGGAAATTCCGCCCATAAACCTGAAG gcCATCCTGGTGGTCCATTGGTTGCTGACAGTCTG GGGCTGCATGGCCTGGCTACCATCTTCTTACATCTGCGCAAACTTCAGCGTGCTGGCTGTGGGTGTGTGGGCCATGGCTCAGAGAGACTCCGTAGACGCTGTACTGATG TTCCTGATTGGGCTGCTGCTGACGATAGTGATCGACATCGTCCACTTTTCAGTATTTTATTCGGTGTACCCAGCAGGAGACTTGTTCCGCTTCAGCACGGGAATGGCCATCTTCAGCCTCATCCTGAAACCTTTCTCCTGTTTCTTCGTCTATCAGATGTACCGTGAGAGGGGCGGAGAATACAACATCAACTTCG ACCTGGAGACGTCAGTGGACAGCCGTTGCACCACAGACAGCACCGATACCACTTTCCTTGGCCGACGTTACTGA